The nucleotide window AgctttatacttcactttgatacagcttcaacactgctctctacatgaATGGCAGAGGTGGAAGGAAACTAGAatcaaaaaagttaccaataagggccctgaactcagcggtcagagtaccagataagtatgagaaaatgagcatgaaagcttgctgggcagactggatgggcctattggtcttcttctgccatcatttctatgtttcctatGTTTTAGACAGAAAATAAAGTCTGATGTGCTGTAATAAGTAAAAGAGGTATTGCTAGAGCATGGATATTTCAGGGACATCAGGAGCACCACCCTTCAGGTTCCCACCCCAATGGCATCATTTTCAAAATACTGCCAGTTGACACAAGGCATatctttgcccctatcatgtgataggggcaaaggggCACCTGaggtcagccagcaccatttttcaaaatggtgccattagAGAAGAAGCACTTAGGGGATGCTCTTGCCattgctggatcaccagggctaTCAAGTACATTTGCAGGTATCCCAGGTAGATGAGAGTGGAGGTCTGAAGAGGGTAGTTAGGGGGGCTATTTTGGGGGCAAAGGGGTGATGCAGGCCTTTAAACATCAGCCCCCCACCCAGACTAGAAGTTGGCCTTTTTAAATCTGCAAACCTACAAATATGCCTTGTATATGCCCCTCCAGGCCTACTGGAACAGAATCCCTCCCCTCTCATAGAACTGATATCCAACAACATCAACAACGAAAGACCAGCCATCCtactcggagacttcaatctacatgtaGATTCCCAACCCCTATCTCCGTCTTGTGAAACCCTCTTAGCTGCTTTACAGTCCCTCGGCTTTGCTCAAGTCATCAccacccccacccacaaagcgggGCATACGCTAGACCTCCTTTTCATCAACTCCTACCTACAGACCCCTACTGCAGCCTCATGCACTCCGGTTCcgtggtctgaccactccctcaTTGATATACACCTCAGCCTAAATGCTAACCCCACCAGCAATTTTCCACAAAACTCCTTCTCCTACCGTAAACCCTGCTCATCAGAGGAACTCTCTACAGCTCTCACAGAATCCATGGGCAAGCTTGATCTCTCTTCACCCGACTCTGCTCTCAATTCATGAGATAACCTCACCCGGGACATAGCTGACAACCTCTGCCCCCTCATCGCCCGTAGTCAACACTCGACCCCCACAAACAAGAAGCCCTGGTACAACGCTGAGCTACGCCGAATGAAACACGACCTCAGACTCAAAGAAAGAATATGGCTTAAAGACCCCACATTGCCAAACTCTGCCCCCTACAAATCTCACCTCCATACTTACCGCATCGCTATCCAAAAAACCAAGCGTGACTACTATGCCACTAAAATACACCAATACACATTCAACCCTAAAGCCCTCTTCAACTATGTCACATCCCTTACTAAACCTATCACCCCACCCACTTCGGAAATCGACACTAGTGCTAAGTGTGAAGAAGTAGCccattttttccaaaacaaaattgctaACCTACTCCTCAGGTTCCCTCCTGCATCCACCTCCATGTCCATGACACCCCTGCCCAATACCTGTAAGACCATCGACCACCACCAATCCCCTAAATATGCACTACGCACCCTGGACCCTACGTCATCTAAGGAAATAGTGTCCATCCTTAAAAAAAGTAAGCCAGCTTCACACCCCTCTGACACCATCCCAACCAAGGCACTCCTCACCATTCCCAACATCATTGCACAACCCTTatcagatatcataaactgctccctatccACCGGCACAGTTCCTGACACACTGAAACACGCAGTAGTCAAACCCCTTATCAAGAAGTGTactctagaccccaaagacccctctAACTACCGTCCCATATCTAATCttcccttcattgccaaaataatggaaaaagtaGTAAACGCCCAACTAATGGACTACCTAGAAGACAACTGCATCCTCCACTcatcccaattcggcttccgtaagaaCTTGAGTACTGAAGCCCTCCTGCTTTCCCTTACAGACTCTCTCCTCATTGGTCTTGACCAAGGACACAACTTTCTCATAGCTTtcctagacatctcagctgcctttgatacgatAAGCCACAACCTCCTCATCTCCAGTCTCTCAAACATAGGTATCTCAATACCgccctcctctggttcaaatcctacctagcCAACAGACGCTTCTCTGTAAAACTGAGCAGCTCTGagtcctttcttttctctctcgcccaaggagtaccccaaggctcctctctctcttccaccctctttaacatctacctccttccgctctgtcatcttctctcagacctcggcctcaaattctacatctatgctgatgatgttcagatcatcatacCCCTCCATAAAACTATCTCCGCTACCCTATGCTACTGGGAGGAATGCCTTACCTCCATCAACTCTCTACTCGCCTCCCTACAGCTTGCCCTCAACGCCTCCAAAACCGAGCTCCTCCTCGTCCACAGCCATCAAACCTTTAAGCTCCTACCCCCTAACGACCCTAAGACCCTCTCCTTAACTGCTCAGCCCGCTGTCCGAAACCTCAGTGTCCTAATCGACCCCCTCCTGAATCTAAAAACTCACATCAGCtccgtcctggaggtccagcgggggtcagggagcgatttcccgccgcgaatcgttttcgtacggaaaatggcgccggccatacgcgtatggccggtgccattttccgtacggaaaatggcgccggcaggagatcgactgcaggaggttgttcagcgaggcgccggaaccctcgctgaacgacctcctgcagtcgatctcctgccggcgccattttccgtacgaaaacgattcacggcgggaaatcgctccctgacccccgctggacctccaggaacttttggccagcttgtggggggcctcctgacccccacgagacttgccaaaagtccagcgggggtccggaaggacctcctgctgtccaatcgtgttcgtctatggccgccgccatttttcggcgccattttggaaaatggcgccggctgaagacaacaagattcaggagcaggagcccgttccggaccgctgccgttccggaccgccgctggacccgcaggttatttaactcatttgggggggggttcgggagggtgggggatttaatttaaagggtcgggggtgggttttagggggttttaatgtgccggttttgcgatttttagatttttagatttttcacgatttttcacgatattttacccccccaaacggcaacaatacgattccctccccctcccagccgaaatcgatcgttaagacgatcgaggacacgattcacatccctactatagcATAGCCATGGCACAGCTCAGACGTAGGCCTCCCAAGCTCTACTCACATACataactgttttattttataactgttttagtttctgaatattgccccctcGACATTTCCAATTCCCAGTTgccttcccttgttttattgtaacttttacttcCTCTAATTTTGGTTTAATTTTTTACTGTTTCGTTAAAatctttgttccctgtaaaccgagttgatttgatttgtatcaagaaagtcggtataacaaagctttaaataaataaataaataaataaataaaatagtaaaaacaaaaatgtcatttACTTTTGCCATAGCTTCTTCTTGACAATGTAAGAGGATTATGTAACTTGATTGCCAAAGAAATAATTATCCAACTATCTTACTATCCAAGAAAATACTGTTTCAtatgaaaatatatttctctGTATGCTTCTATATTCTGTATTTTACATAGGACACATGTTGCTATAATCCTTCTACTTTTTCTATGGTCAGTATAGTGAGAGCTATAGACAGTAAAGTGAGAACTCTACTTTCTTTGCTGTTCTTTTGCTTGTTAAAATCATAGAGCCAATACATGACTATTCATCTTCCAGGAGATGGAAGCACTTAAGCAACACTCTCAGTTCCACTCAGCCCTGGAAGGAGAAGTTTGATTCATTAATCTAGTTGACTTTATACAGTATGGCTTAGCCATTAGATCATTATGGATTAGACCCCAATGTTGTTATGATGAGGAAAGCTgtagcagagcaaaaaaaaatatgaacaggATTAAATATAGATAAATTGAATTTGCTGAACAATTTAGCTATTATATATAGCCATTGGGACACTTTTTTACTAccagttttaattatgtatggtgGAAGTTTTTCCTTACTTATGTATTTATTACTGACAGGTTTCTACATATGGTAAGCTTAAATGATAGTTTTTCATCTATTTATATTATGCAATACATTTTCCAGTCTAGATTAATCTATATACCATAGTCTATGTTGTACTAAAGTACATGAATGGCAGGATCAAGCTTAAAAAATGGATGATGCTTTTAAAGTATACTGCATCTTACATGCTTTCTCGAGAAACAGAATTAACTCTCACTTAACACATTGTTTGATTGCAGCACAATTGGTTATGatgtgtgaattttttttttttcatttagaaaCAGCTTCAAGCTTAGATAAGTACATTCAAATCTACCTTTTATGAACAGGTGAACCAAGGAATAGCAAGGGAtttgcagaagaaaataggaacaaATAATGGgtaaataaatttgttttctgtttaattcggaGAATGAAAACACAAACCTCAGACACttatccatgcaaaaaaaaaaaaaaaatgatagaattatttttcacttatatATTTAATTCAGAACAAAACATACTGGGAATAGCAGATTGAAAACTCCAGTCAAATTTTGTTGTTGCATTTCTTGCAGTATTTTTCTTAAATAAACTTTATGCTGTAACATAACATTATAATTCAGCATCTGCCTAAGCTGCCTCACTGACGTTAACCCTGACTAGAGCAGTGCAAAAGACTGCCATCATTTTATGTGTGTGATACCAGTGATAGAGCTGAGTGTACTGCAATCATTAAACAGCTTCTCTGTTTTGCTCTTTGATCATTAAATTAACATTTCATTATAGTTAAACAAAAATGTGTCTTACTGGCAATTCCTTCAATTATGATGCTATCCACCAGGTTTTATGCTTTGCCAGCACATTGTAAGGTCATTTGTTTTGATTTCTTTCTATTTGTCTGAAGTTAAAACTTGAAGAATGCACTGATAGGGAAgctcattttctttctttaatttattaCAAAAAGAAACAGCTTAGTATGAAAACATGTATTCCTGCCTGGACTAAGATATACAATTTGCCAAAATGAATTAAACCAacaaaacagatttttagattacaacatttatattatttaacagacaatgggggtaattttcaaaaggtttacatgcttaaaattgtgttttacacatgtaaaatgcaCTGTGCATttataagtggacttttgaaaattgctatgattgaTGCagtttttacacatataaatatccttttgaaaattatcccctaaaatTTGTAAGACAGGAGTTTTAATTAATCTAATTTAAAACATGTCCTGGCGCCTCTTTTAAAGGCTAGTGATAATGTTTTTCCAATAGAAAATAatggattttttgttgttgttattggtAAATCAGGAGATTATTTTGTAGTGGAGCAAAACTAATGAATCCCTTTAATACCTAAAAGCAGAACTGTTTTGTAATAGCAAAACTTTTGCCAATTGCTTTAATAACTGCATATCTGGATTATAAACTGCTGTCAGGATTTGCCATTTCTACATGTCCTGGTGAATGACTGTGCATTAAACTTCAATACCTTTGAGCCAGAGGATTAAGCAATGAGGATAAATCGTTTCATAGTTTTTTCTTCAGAAAGCATTGCTTATGCCTGTGCTCTGTGCTgaagtgatctttttttttttttagcattaatcaGGACTTTTCTTTTTACTATTTCAAGCTGTTTGTGTCTTGTCCTTGTGAATATTTAAGTAAGCTGTTTTATTTACTGTACATGCATAGCCTATGAGAGCCAGCTAAACAACAGAGCTGAataaatgaagaaagaaaaagaaaggaagcaaAACAACATATTTGGTAATTTCAGAAGATACACTGGAGGCTTGGACAAAGATGAAAGCTCATAATTAGTCTCCAAAAGTATACAGAAAGTAGTCTTATCATTACTAAGGTACATTTATGACATCCTTAGCATCAAAAGAATTTTTGCATCTTATTCAATGCTCTTTGTGGTTGGCTGCTTCTCTGATAGGAAACTGGGTTTCAGGAGGTTTGAAGAGCACTAAAACCTGCTGTGCTGTCTCAGATCAGATAAACAGGTCTCAATTAGTAGGCATTTACTCCCAAGCTCTGAGATCCTTACCTTGATGGCTAATATAGCACAAACAAAacttttatattctaccttttctTGTATGCTTCATTAATCCTTTATTTCATGGATATTTTAAGCTCTCTGGATGACAGCAGCTGATTTCCTTACAAAGCTCAGTATGAGACCATTATAGAACCATTTAGCACTGCATTTTGATAGTGATTACATTTTACATTCTGTGGCACTAAATATGTCTTAGGTGTAGGccatttctttaaaaacaaatgctGAAGTAACcccaattattatttttaaatgctgaAATTAATGCACACTTTTTGCAGCAACCACATTTTAAAACACTGAAATCCCCCTTTCACATACCTGGCAGCATATGTGGCTGACAAACTCAGAGTAAGTTTTATAGCAATAGCAAGTGGAATATGAATGGTATTGCATTATAATATGATATGTACAGTAGATATTTTATTCAACCAAAGACACAGAGTTCACATTGGCTGTCGTCTTTAAATTTCAAGGAGTTGACTCATGCATGAGAGTAAAATAACCAAGTATAATGAATGTATAAAAAAAGGACATGAACCTACTATGGCAGAAGCAAAATAAGTTCCCCTTTATAGTCACTAGAGTTCAACAAAGCTCTACTGTTTcccatctaatttttttttcaaagctctTTTATCACAAAAGGTCATACCTCACATTCCCTGGAGCCTGATTTGCTATAGGTGCAGGGTCCTGTTCCATTCAGCAGCATCTCACTGGTTTCAGTGTTGGTGGGTTTGTAATCTACATAGAACTCCTGTGTAGTGGGAGTCATTTGTTTCAGTGactgccttttctttttcctgcgtCTCCTCACGAGGGAATGTTGCTGCAGCTGCTTTATGCTTGCGGGGTAACGCTTCCAGGAGACGTAGATTACGAGCAGGATCACGAGGACTGACAAGAAGAGGGCCACGCTCCCTGCTATGATTTTATGGAAGGAGATGTGCTCTATGTCCTGGTCAGATTCTGAACTGGATTCTGTGGCTCCAACAGTAGGAGGCAGGGGGGGCTTGCTGTCATGTTTAGGCCTTGTGGGTTTTGGTTTCAGAGTTGGCTTCGGGCCAGCTTTTGTCAATTCAACCCTTTCTGTTGTACTTTTGCCACAAATGCTGTAGTTTTTCACTGCATCAATCACATTCACTCCTTGCAGCTCTTTGGGGCTGGCACAGATTATTGTGTTTTCCCTCAGCCCTTTAAAACTTTTCAGCCAGTTTACCAGGGAGCAAATATTTCGACTACATTCCCAAATATTGCCTGCAAGGCTGATGTCACTGAGGGATATCCAAGAGTCCAAAATTTCCTGCCCAATAAAAGTGAGTTTGTTGGAATCCAGGTTGAGGCGTTGTAAATTGGGCACACACTGAAACACACTGGGTCCACTAAAAGCTTCTATTTCATTTCCAGACAAATCTAGTCTTTGTAATGAGCTCCAGGTCCAGGACATGGTTTGTCCTATCAGACTGATTTTATTCCATTGTAAATAGAGGTTCTGGAGACTAACTAGCCGTGGAAAAAGTGCTAGATTGAGTTTGGAAAATTGATTGTGCTCCAGGTGAAGCTCTTTTAACCTGATCATGCCAGCAAAGACATTTCTTGCTAAGCTCCTGATGCGATTATACCCCAGGTCCAAAAGTTCCAGGTTGCGACAGTCTTGAAAGATTCGGACAGGAATTGTTCTGAGTGAGTTAGACCGTAAATGTAAACTCTGCAGTTTTCTCAAGCCCCTGAATTGCTCAGCTCCCAAAGACTGCAGCTCATTATACGATAGATCCAAGTTCCTTAGATTTGTCACAGGTCTGAAGGTATTGTTGATAAAATAGGAAATTCTGTTGGAGCTGAGTATTAACTCCTTTAGTCTACGTATTCCATTGAAAGCATTCTCATCAATATTGCTGATATGGTTATGGTCAAGGTACAGCCAGGTGAGCTGGTTCAAACCTTTAAATTGATTATATCTTAATTTTTGCAGGCTGTTATAACGGAGGGATAAACCTATACAACCAGCTGAGATACTTGAGGGTATTTCTTGTAATATTTGAGATTCACAATACACCATTTTGCCTTCACACCTACATCCCTTAGGGCATCCTCGTTCAGCAGCAGAAAGCATTGTCAGTAATACAGTAGGGGCTATTACCAGTGCTACCGCTGATCCGCTCAGTAGCCTAATTACATTGAAACCTGGAAATAAGAACAGCTTAGAAAAGTTATCTTCCAAATAAATAAGGcagtcttgccttttttttttttcatgccagTCAATGCATTTTAATTTGAAATGTGTCAACTTTGAATTAATGTTCCTTTctctcatataaaaaaaaaatctcttctgtATGTTACAAAAACTACAAATACTGAATTGTTTACCCACTGATAAAATTatgacaaaacaaaacaagtatAGACAATGTGtaaaataactaaaacataaTGTATACATAGGGTATATCTATGCTGTGAATGAAAAGGTATAAAAATGACAAAACGTACCCATCCTTTGTGTTGTTCAAAGGTCGTCTTTAGGTCCCTTGTTTTTGCTCAGGGTGCCACCAGCATGACAGCCCCTGTCAGCTGCACTGTAGTGAGTCAGGGCTTGCTGACATCCAGAAAGAAAAATTGGACCCCTTGGGAGATGGATAGATTTTGGAACATTATTCTTTGCCAACCAAGCAGAACACTTCAAGACTAAATAAATCCCAATGCAGTATTTGCAGCAAAACGTCCTAATCTTCCTAGGTAATAGGATCTTCATGGATATTGCGTTTTTGCATTTTTTACAGTTGGAAAATCAGACTTTCTAAAAATCTCCCCTCAGACAGAACCATGATATTTTCCTTTAAGCAACAGTCAGCTATCTGAAATCACATCTGTATTCCATAGTCCGGCAGTTGTCATAGTTATAGCACCCGGTTCAGACAGGAAAGCTGTTGCAGAGCAGAGAAGGCAGGAAAACCCTGCACAATGAACAAGCTCTGTTCACTTCTGCATACGGTCATTCTGAAAGCTCTCTGACTGTTGCTTTGGTTTCAGTGAATGCAGTcttatgtaaaactgcccccagtGGTGAAGAATATTATGGGCCTGTGTAGAAATGTCTTCCCTTTTATCTTGTAAATGAGGGAGCTCCTGTCTAGTGAGAAATGAACCATTATTCTGGGTGGCTAAATAGGGACACAATGGTCAAGTTTAGCTTGAACTGGTGAGATATGGATCTACAGAACATATTCTGATATTTTAGTATCTCCTTTTCATCA belongs to Rhinatrema bivittatum chromosome 7, aRhiBiv1.1, whole genome shotgun sequence and includes:
- the LRRTM3 gene encoding leucine-rich repeat transmembrane neuronal protein 3 isoform X1, coding for MGFNVIRLLSGSAVALVIAPTVLLTMLSAAERGCPKGCRCEGKMVYCESQILQEIPSSISAGCIGLSLRYNSLQKLRYNQFKGLNQLTWLYLDHNHISNIDENAFNGIRRLKELILSSNRISYFINNTFRPVTNLRNLDLSYNELQSLGAEQFRGLRKLQSLHLRSNSLRTIPVRIFQDCRNLELLDLGYNRIRSLARNVFAGMIRLKELHLEHNQFSKLNLALFPRLVSLQNLYLQWNKISLIGQTMSWTWSSLQRLDLSGNEIEAFSGPSVFQCVPNLQRLNLDSNKLTFIGQEILDSWISLSDISLAGNIWECSRNICSLVNWLKSFKGLRENTIICASPKELQGVNVIDAVKNYSICGKSTTERVELTKAGPKPTLKPKPTRPKHDSKPPLPPTVGATESSSESDQDIEHISFHKIIAGSVALFLSVLVILLVIYVSWKRYPASIKQLQQHSLVRRRRKKKRQSLKQMTPTTQEFYVDYKPTNTETSEMLLNGTGPCTYSKSGSRECEIPLSMSVSSFLTYDQPTISYCGVHHELLSHKPYDTKMQEDPLETHLAETDLDLSTITSARLGDNNQ
- the LRRTM3 gene encoding leucine-rich repeat transmembrane neuronal protein 3 isoform X2 translates to MGFNVIRLLSGSAVALVIAPTVLLTMLSAAERGCPKGCRCEGKMVYCESQILQEIPSSISAGCIGLSLRYNSLQKLRYNQFKGLNQLTWLYLDHNHISNIDENAFNGIRRLKELILSSNRISYFINNTFRPVTNLRNLDLSYNELQSLGAEQFRGLRKLQSLHLRSNSLRTIPVRIFQDCRNLELLDLGYNRIRSLARNVFAGMIRLKELHLEHNQFSKLNLALFPRLVSLQNLYLQWNKISLIGQTMSWTWSSLQRLDLSGNEIEAFSGPSVFQCVPNLQRLNLDSNKLTFIGQEILDSWISLSDISLAGNIWECSRNICSLVNWLKSFKGLRENTIICASPKELQGVNVIDAVKNYSICGKSTTERVELTKAGPKPTLKPKPTRPKHDSKPPLPPTVGATESSSESDQDIEHISFHKIIAGSVALFLSVLVILLVIYVSWKRYPASIKQLQQHSLVRRRRKKKRQSLKQMTPTTQEFYVDYKPTNTETSEMLLNGTGPCTYSKSGSRECEGDPDHERQLIQIQGSQQCTFLPGYWEAEVEGTHVTQ